From the Paenibacillus sp. MMS20-IR301 genome, the window ACTGGCGGTTCGTGCTTGCCCTGCTGCCCTGGATTCTCATTCTGCTGCCCTTTGCTTTGTATAAAGCGCAAGTACTCAATGTGCTGAACCTGGGTGATGATACGGCAAAGGGGCTGGGGTTGCCGCTCGAGCGGGAACGGCTGCTGCTGTTAGCCGCTGCCGTAGCTCTGGCCGGCGCTTGTGTCTCGGTAAGCGGCGCCATTGGCTTCGTAGGACTGATTGCGCCGCATCTGGCCCGCAGGCTCGTCGGCCCGCGCCATCAGATTCAGCTGCCTGCAGCTGCACTGGTTGGTGCGCTGCTGCTGCTGACTGCAGATACGGTCGGGCGCTGGATTCTCCAGCCTGCAGAGGTTCCTACGGGTATCGTTGTAGCTATCATCGGCGCGCCGTACTTTTTATATCTGCTCGCCAAGTCAAGGGCATAAGGAGCACGGCTCCATAAAACTTTGGCTTATGCTTACGAAGCGAGTTTTTGCGAAGAGTTATTCATAGAAGCGTATGCTTCAAAAACTTAAGCTTATGCTTACGAAGCGAGTTTTATTGCGCAGTTATTTCTAGAGGAGCATGGCTCCATAAAACTTTTAAGGAGTGAAGATCATGTCGGAACGTTTAAATACCGAACAGCTGAGTATCGGCTATGCAGAGGCAATGATAGTAAAGGGGCTCAATCTGTCGCTTCCGACAGGGAAAATCACCGCACTGGTCGGGGCGAACGGCTCCGGGAAGTCAACGATTCTGAAGACAATGGCCCGGATTATGCGGCCGAAGAGCGGCAGTGTCATGCTGGACGGAAAGTCGATTCACAACCTGTCCACTAAAGAGGTGGCCCGCCAGCTGGCCATTCTGCCGCAGAATCCGACGGCCCCGGACGGGCTGACAGTTTCCGAGCTGGTCGGTTACGGGCGTTACCCGCATCAGAAGGGCTTTGGCACCATGACTCCGGAAGACCGGAGCATCATCGCGAACGCAATTGCCGTAACCGGCATGAATGAGTTCCATGACCGCCCGATCGACCGGCTCTCCGGCGGCCAGCGGCAGCGGGCCTGGATTGCGATGGCTCTGGCACAGCAGACGGATATCCTGTTCCTCGATGAGCCGACGACCTTCCTCGATATGGCTCATCAGCTGGAAGTGCTGCAGCTGCTGCAGAAGCTGAACGATGAAGAAGGCCGGACCAT encodes:
- a CDS encoding ABC transporter ATP-binding protein: MSERLNTEQLSIGYAEAMIVKGLNLSLPTGKITALVGANGSGKSTILKTMARIMRPKSGSVMLDGKSIHNLSTKEVARQLAILPQNPTAPDGLTVSELVGYGRYPHQKGFGTMTPEDRSIIANAIAVTGMNEFHDRPIDRLSGGQRQRAWIAMALAQQTDILFLDEPTTFLDMAHQLEVLQLLQKLNDEEGRTIIMVVHDLNHASRYAQHMVAIKSGSVISEGSPEEVMTPGVLREVFGIEADIVPDPRTGVPLCLPYELAAYKAAGL